The DNA segment CATTTAAAATATTCATCATAGGAACTGGTAATGTTTTTCCATTTACACCACCTAAGTATTGGAATAATTCAAGTCCTAATGAATCTGCTGCAGCTCTTGCTACTGCCATTGATACACCTAGAATTGCATTAGCACCTAATTTCCCCTTATTATCTGTTCCATCTAAATCGATCATTGTCATGTCTACTCCAACTTGATCTGTTATATCAAATCCTATAAGTTCTGGAGCAATTAATTCATTTACATTTTCAACAGCTTTTGTAACACCTTTTCCTAAGTATCTGTCTTTATCTCCATCTCTTAATTCTACTGCTTCAAATGCACCAGTAGATGCTCCAGATGGAACTGCTGCTCTTCCATATGCTCCACTTTCAGTTGCTACCTCAACTTCAACTGTTGGATTACCTCTTGAATCTAATATTTCTCTTGCATTAATATCTACTATCATATCCATATTGTATTTCCTCCCTAAATTTGTTATTTATTTTAAGATCAAAGATTCACCTGTCATTTCATTAGGCTTATCTAAACTTAACATATCTAATATTGTAGGTGATATATCTGCTAATATTCCATCTTCTCTTAATTTTACATCGCCTTCACCAAATATTATACATGGCACTTTATTTGTAGTATGTGCTGTTAATACTGCTCCAGTTTCTTCATCTCTCATTTGCTCTGCATTCCCATGATCTGCAGTTATAAGAACACTTGCTCCTAACTTCTCTAATTCATTCACTACTTCTCCTAAATATTTATCAACGGTTTCAACTGCTTTTACTGCTGCATCAATATCACCAGTATGGCCTACCATGTCAGGATTTGCAAAGTTTAATACCATAAGACTATAATCATTTTTATTTAAATTTTCAATAGCTTTATCTTTTACTTGTTCTGCACTCATTTCAGGTTGAAGGTCATATGTTGATACCTTTGGAGAAGGAATTAAAACTCTATCTTCATCAATATTCGGTTGCTCTACTCCTCCATTAAAGAAAAATGTAACATGTGCATATTTCTCAGTCTCTGCTATTCTAAGTTGTTTTTTTCCTAAGCTACTTATATATTCGCCTAATGTATTTTTATATTGTTGTGGCTTAAAAGCAACTTTTACATTTTCTATTGTTTTGTCATATTGAGTCATAGTTATATATTCAGTATCTACTTTTTCTTCTCTATTAAAACCTTCAAATTCTTGATCAACAAATGCTCTAGTTAATTGTCTTGCTCTATCAGGTCTAAAATTAAAGAAAATAATTGAATCTCCATCTTCTACTGTAACAACTGGCTTATCATTTTCTTTTATGACAGTAGGAACTACAAATTCA comes from the Senegalia massiliensis genome and includes:
- the gpmI gene encoding 2,3-bisphosphoglycerate-independent phosphoglycerate mutase; this translates as MKEKLAAIVILDGWGLGNKYEGNATFLANTPNFDKLKKSNPYTELIASGESVGLPEGQMGNSEVGHLNIGAGRIIYQEFTRINKSIKDGDFFDKEEFNEAIDHAKENNRNLHLFGLFSHGGVHSHSSHLYALLELAAKKNFKGVYIHAFLDGRDVPPKSGLSDIKELEEKIKEIGVGKIATISGRYYAMDRDKRWDRTEKAYNAIVLGKGLEANNAESAIQNSYDEDVTDEFVVPTVIKENDKPVVTVEDGDSIIFFNFRPDRARQLTRAFVDQEFEGFNREEKVDTEYITMTQYDKTIENVKVAFKPQQYKNTLGEYISSLGKKQLRIAETEKYAHVTFFFNGGVEQPNIDEDRVLIPSPKVSTYDLQPEMSAEQVKDKAIENLNKNDYSLMVLNFANPDMVGHTGDIDAAVKAVETVDKYLGEVVNELEKLGASVLITADHGNAEQMRDEETGAVLTAHTTNKVPCIIFGEGDVKLREDGILADISPTILDMLSLDKPNEMTGESLILK